One segment of Synechococcus sp. A15-24 DNA contains the following:
- a CDS encoding cation:proton antiporter, whose translation MLLPTLLIEISSHDLELAETMISVLRFVLIFVAARTLAEVLVRFELPTILGELLAGVLIGASGLHLLVPPETQVQLSGTFSAVVSGLSHVPVENIPELYDESFGALQSVATLGLYSLLFLTGLESELEELMAVGAQAFSVAVVGVVLPFALGTFGLMAIFHIGAIPAIFAGASMTATSIGITASVFGELGYLRTREGQIVIGAAVLDDILGIVILAIVVSLGAGGSLQIGPIVQLVVAAVMFVVVALLLSQKAAPAFDWLIDQLKAPGAKLIGSYLLLAVSCLVASAIGLEAALGAFAAGLIASTSKHRHDIQAAVTPIVGLFATIFFVLVGAGMDLSVINPSDPGARSALVVAAFLFAVAIIGKVAAGWAIFSQEKTNKLVVGLGMMPRGEVGLIFLGLGTASGLLSAGLEAAILLMVIGTTFLAPVLLRLVLKDKPPEDGNEVPEEFAADPLAGAS comes from the coding sequence ATGCTGTTGCCAACTCTGCTGATCGAAATCAGCAGTCACGACCTTGAATTGGCGGAAACGATGATCAGCGTCCTTCGCTTCGTGCTGATTTTCGTGGCAGCCCGAACCCTCGCGGAGGTATTGGTGCGGTTCGAGCTGCCCACGATTCTCGGTGAGCTATTGGCTGGGGTGCTGATCGGTGCGTCGGGTCTGCATCTTCTTGTGCCGCCGGAGACCCAAGTTCAGCTTTCCGGAACTTTCTCTGCGGTCGTGTCCGGTCTGTCTCATGTGCCGGTGGAGAACATTCCAGAGCTTTATGACGAGAGCTTTGGGGCCCTGCAATCAGTGGCCACCTTGGGGCTTTACTCCCTGCTTTTCCTGACTGGGCTGGAGAGTGAGCTGGAGGAGCTGATGGCGGTAGGTGCTCAGGCGTTCAGTGTTGCCGTGGTGGGTGTAGTGCTGCCCTTCGCTCTAGGCACCTTCGGCCTGATGGCGATCTTCCACATAGGTGCGATTCCAGCGATCTTTGCGGGTGCATCGATGACGGCAACCAGCATCGGCATCACCGCGAGCGTTTTTGGTGAATTGGGGTATCTGCGCACCCGTGAGGGCCAGATCGTGATCGGTGCCGCTGTGCTCGACGACATCCTCGGAATCGTGATCTTGGCCATCGTGGTGTCCTTGGGAGCAGGCGGAAGCCTGCAGATCGGTCCCATAGTTCAGCTGGTGGTGGCTGCGGTGATGTTTGTTGTGGTAGCCCTGTTGTTGAGCCAAAAGGCTGCCCCTGCCTTCGACTGGCTGATTGATCAGCTCAAGGCTCCAGGCGCCAAGCTAATAGGGTCCTATTTGCTTCTCGCCGTGAGCTGCTTAGTGGCCTCGGCGATTGGTTTGGAGGCTGCTCTTGGGGCCTTTGCTGCTGGCTTGATCGCAAGTACTTCGAAGCACCGCCACGATATTCAGGCGGCGGTCACCCCCATCGTTGGCCTGTTCGCCACAATTTTCTTTGTGCTGGTTGGTGCCGGCATGGATCTGTCAGTTATCAATCCATCCGATCCTGGAGCCCGTTCCGCCCTTGTAGTGGCAGCCTTCCTGTTCGCAGTGGCGATCATCGGCAAAGTGGCGGCCGGCTGGGCCATCTTCAGTCAGGAGAAGACCAACAAACTGGTGGTGGGTCTTGGGATGATGCCTCGTGGCGAAGTCGGCTTGATTTTCCTGGGGCTGGGCACCGCCTCGGGTTTGCTCAGTGCTGGTCTTGAGGCAGCAATCCTGCTGATGGTGATCGGCACCACGTTCTTGGCTCCAGTGTTGTTGCGTCTCGTCCTGAAGGACAAGCCCCCTGAAGATGGGAATGAGGTCCCTGAGGAGTTCGCTGCTGATCCGCTGGCTGGAGCCTCCTGA
- a CDS encoding alpha/beta fold hydrolase, with the protein MDTYRWSHLGHAVHTVHQQPEQDCSDRPALLLVHGFGASTDHWRHNIPVLAKTHAVHAVDLLGFGRSAKPAELAYGGPLWRDQLVAYVRERIGRPTVIAGNSLGGFAALAAGAALHQDCAGVVLLNAAGPFSDEQQLPKGWGAIARQSIGSALLKSPVLQRLLFENLRRPATIRRTLNQVYVDKTNVDDWLVESIRRPSLDPGAFGVFRTVFDIPRGQPLDELFAELTAPLLLLWGIRDPWINAPGRRSTFQRHAPAATTEVVLDAGHCPHDEVPEQVNASLLDWLADLT; encoded by the coding sequence GTGGACACCTACCGCTGGAGCCACCTCGGACATGCTGTCCACACGGTCCATCAACAGCCCGAGCAGGACTGCAGTGATCGTCCTGCGCTGTTGCTGGTTCATGGTTTTGGGGCGTCCACCGACCACTGGCGACACAACATTCCCGTGCTGGCCAAAACCCATGCCGTGCACGCGGTCGACCTACTGGGTTTTGGCCGCAGTGCCAAGCCAGCCGAGCTGGCCTATGGCGGCCCCCTCTGGCGCGACCAGCTGGTGGCCTATGTGAGGGAGCGCATCGGACGTCCCACGGTGATTGCTGGAAATTCCCTCGGAGGCTTTGCTGCCCTGGCGGCTGGTGCAGCGCTCCACCAGGACTGCGCTGGTGTGGTGTTGCTCAATGCGGCCGGTCCCTTCAGTGATGAACAGCAGCTTCCCAAGGGGTGGGGCGCCATTGCACGGCAAAGCATCGGCAGTGCTCTGCTGAAAAGCCCGGTGCTGCAGAGGTTGCTGTTTGAAAATCTGCGCCGTCCGGCAACGATTCGTCGCACCCTCAATCAGGTGTATGTCGACAAAACCAATGTGGACGACTGGTTGGTGGAGTCGATCCGTCGCCCATCGCTCGATCCCGGCGCCTTTGGTGTGTTCCGCACGGTGTTCGACATCCCCAGGGGGCAGCCCCTCGATGAGCTCTTCGCGGAGCTGACCGCACCTCTCCTGCTGCTCTGGGGGATCCGTGATCCTTGGATCAACGCCCCCGGACGGCGCTCCACGTTCCAGCGGCATGCGCCGGCGGCCACCACGGAGGTGGTGCTGGATGCGGGCCACTGCCCCCATGACGAGGTGCCTGAACAGGTGAATGCCTCGTTGTTGGATTGGCTGGCTGATCTGACGTGA
- a CDS encoding galactose mutarotase: MPMTLTQQTAPYAHWEYLHPETGDRLRIIPERGGIVSEWRCGEREVLYFDQERYADPAKSIRGGIPVLFPICGNLPGDLLQVNGVDHTLKQHGFARNLSWQLQLLDDQRGVRLSLSSTDDTLTAYPFAFVVEMEVRSVAMALEISTTIHNRSDQPMPFSFGLHPYFNVSDLAKTRLTGLAERCLNHLEMADAATDEQLSCLPEGIDFLCRPAGDVTLIDDVTGAQLQLQHQEPMDLTVVWTEPPRKMVCLEPWTGPRQSLVSGDRKLVLEPGTQQTVACRYAVS; encoded by the coding sequence ATGCCCATGACCCTCACCCAGCAGACCGCTCCCTATGCCCATTGGGAGTATCTCCATCCCGAGACCGGTGATCGTCTGCGGATCATTCCCGAACGGGGCGGCATCGTCAGCGAATGGCGCTGTGGTGAGCGTGAGGTGCTCTATTTCGACCAGGAGCGTTACGCCGACCCTGCCAAAAGCATTCGCGGGGGCATCCCCGTCCTGTTCCCCATCTGCGGCAATCTTCCCGGTGATCTGCTGCAGGTGAATGGTGTTGATCACACCCTCAAACAGCATGGTTTTGCCCGCAATCTTTCCTGGCAGCTGCAATTGCTGGATGACCAGAGAGGCGTGCGTCTCAGCCTTAGTAGCACCGACGACACTCTTACGGCCTATCCCTTTGCCTTTGTGGTGGAGATGGAGGTGCGTTCTGTTGCCATGGCCCTAGAGATCAGCACCACGATTCACAACCGCAGCGATCAGCCGATGCCCTTCAGCTTCGGGCTGCACCCTTATTTCAACGTGAGCGATCTGGCCAAGACCCGACTCACCGGTCTGGCGGAGCGTTGTCTGAATCATCTGGAGATGGCGGATGCTGCCACCGATGAGCAGCTGTCTTGCCTGCCGGAGGGCATCGATTTCCTCTGTCGGCCAGCTGGTGATGTCACCTTGATCGATGACGTCACCGGTGCCCAGCTTCAGCTTCAGCATCAGGAGCCAATGGATCTCACCGTGGTCTGGACCGAACCCCCCCGCAAGATGGTGTGCCTGGAGCCTTGGACCGGACCCCGCCAATCCTTGGTGAGTGGTGACCGCAAGCTGGTGCTGGAGCCCGGCACCCAGCAGACCGTGGCCTGCCGCTACGCCGTGTCCTGA
- a CDS encoding FAD-binding oxidoreductase, giving the protein MSHSPADRSALIELVRLWHQDATPWIPSGLGQHLGWGPRLDPGHDVLSCRHLDRVIDHAVDDLTLSVEAGMPLDSLQALLAKQGQWLPVDLPRDGNAGSIGGLVARGLAGGLRQRHLGVRDQIIGIGLLRADGVEARAGGRVVKNVAGYDLMRLLCGSWGSLALITDVTLRVQPVRPHQAALVLDGALSDLESYRAELVRSTLTPERCDWQGSVEQGLQLRIVVSSVSDEAVEEQLQRLDNIGRSHGLTSDHQPCSDPRDNGLTCSAPTWLVRVVLPPAKVSELLQSPAAWALTGWSWDVAAGAGCGDGWSSGASQPFQVEALRRSVIELGGALTVLVQPETAAIPAWLDTPARPVIEAVKRQFDPRQQLCRRRLPGVNQDTA; this is encoded by the coding sequence GTGAGCCATTCCCCCGCCGACCGAAGCGCCTTGATCGAGCTGGTGCGCCTGTGGCATCAAGACGCCACCCCGTGGATCCCTAGCGGCCTGGGTCAGCACCTGGGCTGGGGGCCTCGTCTGGATCCCGGCCATGACGTACTGAGCTGCCGCCATCTGGATCGTGTCATCGACCATGCCGTCGACGACCTGACCCTGTCTGTGGAAGCGGGTATGCCCCTCGACAGCCTTCAGGCTCTGCTGGCCAAACAGGGCCAGTGGCTGCCGGTTGATCTGCCCCGTGATGGCAACGCCGGCAGCATTGGCGGCCTGGTGGCGCGGGGCCTGGCCGGTGGATTGCGTCAACGTCACCTCGGGGTGCGCGACCAGATCATCGGCATCGGCCTGCTGCGGGCCGATGGCGTGGAAGCCCGTGCCGGCGGACGGGTGGTCAAAAATGTGGCGGGCTATGACCTGATGCGGCTGCTCTGCGGCAGCTGGGGCAGCTTGGCTCTGATCACAGACGTCACCCTGCGGGTTCAGCCCGTCCGGCCCCATCAAGCGGCGCTTGTGCTCGATGGCGCCTTGTCGGACCTGGAGAGCTACAGAGCCGAGCTAGTGCGCTCCACGCTCACGCCCGAACGCTGCGACTGGCAGGGCTCCGTTGAGCAGGGTTTGCAGCTGAGAATCGTGGTGAGCAGCGTTTCGGACGAAGCGGTTGAGGAGCAGCTGCAACGGCTGGACAACATCGGCCGCAGCCATGGCCTGACATCAGACCATCAACCGTGCTCAGACCCAAGGGACAACGGACTGACCTGTTCTGCACCGACCTGGCTGGTGCGCGTCGTGCTCCCCCCCGCCAAGGTGTCTGAACTGCTGCAAAGCCCAGCTGCGTGGGCACTGACCGGTTGGAGCTGGGACGTTGCCGCCGGTGCCGGTTGCGGTGATGGCTGGTCGAGCGGAGCCAGCCAACCGTTCCAGGTGGAAGCCCTACGCCGCAGCGTGATTGAGCTCGGCGGGGCACTGACCGTGCTCGTGCAACCAGAAACAGCTGCCATCCCCGCCTGGTTGGATACGCCAGCCCGTCCGGTGATCGAAGCTGTGAAGCGACAGTTCGATCCGCGGCAGCAACTCTGCCGCCGACGACTGCCGGGGGTCAATCAGGACACGGCGTAG
- a CDS encoding four-carbon acid sugar kinase family protein encodes MKVVVIDDDPTGSQTVHSCPLLLEWDEEILRRGLRHPSPLLFLLADTRALTPEDAAARNREIVRHLDEALAAEGLGRGDVLLVSRGDSTLRGHGVLEPVTLQEAFGPFDATFHIPAFLEGGRTTRNGVHLLNGEPVHTTAFAKDRIFGFSTSDLANWLDEKSGGLIRSAEVQRIDVRKLDAAGGAGLPGLIDRLRSLKGNAPVVVDAERQDQLNALAAAVRALRSEKRFLFRSAASMVKALADPGPQPLDAAGLAGLRRRASDDRALPGLVMVGSYVALADQQLERLLVEPGCRGVELPVPRIARVLEGPTPDLLLADLERVWLQQLQELLGAGLTPVLFTSRGELRCASEQEGRRLSCALAELMARLAAALAPDLGYLISKGGTTTQTLLSKGLGLTAVQLEGQLLPGLSLVRSSEGRHSGLPIITFPGNLGSADTLRDAWQRMEAG; translated from the coding sequence ATGAAGGTTGTGGTGATCGACGACGACCCCACCGGCTCGCAGACGGTGCACAGCTGCCCGCTGCTGCTGGAGTGGGATGAGGAAATCCTGAGGCGGGGCCTGAGGCACCCCTCGCCGCTGCTGTTTCTGCTGGCGGACACCCGGGCGCTGACCCCCGAGGATGCCGCAGCGCGCAATCGAGAGATTGTCCGCCATCTGGATGAAGCGCTGGCTGCAGAAGGGTTGGGTCGTGGCGATGTGCTGCTGGTTAGCCGCGGTGATTCCACCTTGCGCGGCCATGGCGTGCTGGAGCCAGTCACCTTGCAGGAAGCCTTTGGACCCTTTGACGCCACATTCCACATCCCTGCATTTCTTGAGGGTGGCCGCACCACGCGGAACGGCGTTCATCTGTTGAACGGTGAACCGGTGCACACCACCGCTTTTGCCAAAGATCGGATCTTTGGATTCAGCACCAGCGATCTAGCGAACTGGCTGGATGAGAAAAGTGGTGGTTTGATCCGTTCTGCCGAGGTGCAGCGGATCGACGTTCGCAAGCTTGATGCGGCTGGAGGGGCTGGTCTGCCGGGGTTGATCGATCGACTCCGATCCCTCAAAGGCAATGCGCCGGTGGTAGTCGATGCCGAACGGCAGGACCAGCTGAATGCTCTGGCTGCTGCCGTACGGGCGTTGCGCAGCGAGAAACGCTTTCTGTTCCGCTCCGCCGCCAGCATGGTGAAGGCTCTGGCGGATCCAGGGCCGCAACCACTGGATGCCGCAGGGTTGGCGGGACTGCGGCGACGTGCCTCGGACGATCGTGCTCTGCCCGGGCTGGTGATGGTGGGATCCTATGTGGCACTCGCGGATCAGCAGCTGGAGCGGCTGCTGGTGGAACCGGGCTGCCGAGGGGTTGAGCTGCCGGTACCTCGCATCGCCCGCGTGCTGGAGGGGCCGACACCCGATCTGCTGCTGGCGGATCTGGAGCGGGTCTGGTTGCAGCAGCTGCAAGAGCTGCTTGGAGCAGGCCTAACTCCGGTGTTGTTCACCAGCCGCGGTGAGTTGCGCTGCGCTTCCGAGCAGGAGGGCCGGCGTTTGTCCTGTGCCCTAGCTGAGTTGATGGCGCGACTGGCGGCTGCTTTGGCGCCGGATCTTGGTTATCTGATCAGCAAAGGAGGAACCACCACGCAGACCCTGCTTTCCAAAGGGCTGGGGCTGACGGCCGTGCAGCTGGAGGGGCAGTTGCTGCCGGGGCTGTCCTTGGTGCGTTCGTCAGAGGGGCGCCACTCTGGCCTGCCGATCATCACCTTTCCGGGAAACCTCGGCAGTGCCGACACCCTGCGCGACGCCTGGCAGCGCATGGAGGCCGGCTGA
- a CDS encoding (Fe-S)-binding protein, which produces MEPKSQLPGLPAGAADPCVHCGFCLPTCASYRVLASEMDSPRGRIHALRAIEAGELELDATVASHFDTCLGCYACVSACPSGVRYDQLIEATRPKLNQLQHRSSWQISFRQLLLQVLPYPRRLRSLLQPLRAYVGTSLQAFARRSGLTRLFGPEIEAMEQLLPALAPESFDDFLPTINPATGDRRGRVALLLGCVQRCFDPAVSIATVKVLQANGFEVVIPPDQGCCGAVSHHQGELELTRQLASDLVSSMNGVDGDLDAVLVAASGCGHTMKAYDELLKGDLQFRAPVLDVQEFLADRGLSETFTSQLQPLPEAVAMHDACHMIHGQNIQTQPRALLRAIPGIRLREAIEAGVCCGSAGIYNLVQPDEAAELGRIKAADLSSTGAGIVASANIGCTLQLRRHLGDRAEVLHPMQLLAASAGLHALPGVAQGVGTAEVSRKGDDRQARVAPL; this is translated from the coding sequence ATGGAACCAAAGTCTCAGCTCCCCGGCCTGCCAGCAGGCGCTGCAGATCCCTGTGTGCACTGCGGCTTCTGCTTACCCACCTGTGCCAGTTACCGCGTGCTGGCCAGCGAAATGGATTCCCCTCGCGGCCGTATCCACGCTCTGCGGGCCATCGAAGCCGGTGAACTGGAACTGGACGCCACCGTCGCCAGCCATTTCGACACCTGCCTGGGCTGCTACGCCTGCGTCTCCGCCTGCCCATCCGGCGTGCGCTACGACCAACTGATTGAGGCGACACGACCCAAGCTGAATCAGCTGCAGCACCGCAGCAGCTGGCAGATCAGCTTCCGTCAATTGTTGCTGCAGGTGCTGCCCTACCCCAGGCGGCTGAGATCTCTGCTGCAACCCCTGCGGGCCTATGTCGGCACATCGCTGCAGGCCTTTGCCCGCCGCTCCGGCCTGACCCGGCTTTTTGGTCCGGAGATTGAAGCGATGGAGCAACTGCTGCCAGCGCTGGCTCCCGAAAGCTTCGACGACTTCCTGCCAACGATCAATCCAGCGACCGGTGACCGCCGCGGCCGCGTTGCATTACTGCTGGGCTGCGTGCAGCGCTGCTTCGATCCGGCCGTCAGCATCGCCACGGTGAAGGTGCTGCAGGCCAATGGGTTCGAGGTGGTGATCCCGCCGGATCAAGGTTGTTGCGGTGCCGTAAGTCATCACCAGGGGGAACTGGAGTTGACCCGCCAGTTGGCCTCTGATCTTGTGAGCAGCATGAACGGCGTGGACGGGGATCTCGATGCCGTGCTGGTGGCAGCGTCCGGTTGCGGCCACACGATGAAGGCTTACGACGAACTGCTGAAAGGGGACCTCCAGTTCCGTGCGCCAGTCCTGGACGTGCAGGAGTTTCTCGCCGATCGCGGCCTCTCCGAGACATTCACATCGCAGCTGCAACCCCTGCCTGAGGCCGTGGCCATGCACGACGCCTGCCACATGATTCATGGCCAGAACATTCAGACCCAACCCCGGGCTCTGCTGCGGGCCATTCCCGGCATCCGACTCAGGGAGGCCATCGAAGCCGGCGTCTGCTGCGGCAGTGCGGGCATCTACAACCTGGTTCAACCCGATGAAGCCGCTGAGCTCGGCCGCATCAAAGCCGCTGACCTCAGCAGCACCGGCGCCGGAATCGTCGCCAGCGCCAACATCGGCTGCACCCTTCAGTTGCGACGTCACCTGGGCGATCGCGCTGAGGTGTTGCACCCGATGCAACTGCTAGCCGCCTCAGCCGGCCTCCATGCGCTGCCAGGCGTCGCGCAGGGTGTCGGCACTGCCGAGGTTTCCCGGAAAGGTGATGATCGGCAGGCCAGAGTGGCGCCCCTCTGA
- a CDS encoding calcium-binding protein encodes MAKKVTIGQTTALIPEAGSAIQPEWLLDGESGNTNFPYSSYKALATVGEVDAKTKLGLTGYPDGQAAWLVDDDTVRVAYQSESYANVTGYRTGVAEGETYARAMKTGVTFTGSRIHTIDYARDAFADFMNNDSAASDMVKGSGFLFNRVFNLFGEEVTPKNTDPTDLAAKWGNQTLPSGDIIEFSAPLADADFFFHSFCGAWYEPANRYGEGQGFSDDIWLMAEEWDIGEDAFGPAGSAVGNETMGLAAMAVDVANEVAYSVPALGQTGYEKIAPLNTGESDYVVMVTAGYNHGQDPAPLKIYVGRKGYDAEGNVITEDHSERDQFLGRNGMLWGQLYGQTLKNKHFDKLGIVADEDGNGRFDDQVMNTYLTSQAKAGDSYKGRFYPTSFQWGGWDEPTAVGNTEMFLWERPEEQPKNYTFFQGDKKTEHQAIDPSGKARWFQNMTDEGALLGFNLKNLAKQLKSNPDADGNSLPDYINYKSVVTIPATDGSLRVDVGDEGLAHKGEANPDGSLTHATHVEKGVEKIVSNDGLYWAKGKDGNVLILDEDSGNDYGERKIALPLKGMELRDEATGYFLGAAGGTLSPRYEAGAAALAGAFSAAGTNEFSGSWDVTGMVTRKDDGSFYSKEELSGSGMQDVADMVHIEDHTYIGVVQARPESGGQVEEIGGDAGGQVFMFEMSNFY; translated from the coding sequence ATGGCTAAGAAGGTCACCATCGGGCAAACAACTGCTCTGATCCCAGAAGCCGGTTCCGCGATTCAACCTGAGTGGCTGCTCGACGGGGAAAGTGGCAACACCAACTTCCCGTACTCCAGCTACAAGGCTCTCGCCACCGTCGGCGAGGTGGATGCCAAGACTAAGCTAGGTCTCACCGGTTATCCCGATGGTCAGGCTGCCTGGCTTGTGGATGATGACACCGTTCGTGTTGCCTATCAGTCTGAGTCTTATGCCAACGTCACTGGCTACCGCACTGGCGTAGCCGAAGGTGAGACCTATGCACGGGCAATGAAGACCGGTGTGACCTTCACTGGATCCAGGATCCACACCATTGACTACGCCCGCGATGCATTCGCGGATTTCATGAACAATGATTCTGCCGCCAGCGACATGGTTAAAGGCAGCGGTTTCCTGTTTAATCGTGTGTTCAACCTCTTTGGTGAAGAGGTCACTCCTAAGAACACTGATCCCACGGATCTGGCAGCCAAGTGGGGCAACCAGACCCTGCCTTCCGGTGACATCATTGAGTTCAGTGCCCCTCTCGCCGACGCTGACTTTTTCTTCCACTCCTTTTGTGGCGCTTGGTATGAGCCTGCCAATCGTTATGGCGAAGGACAGGGCTTCAGCGATGACATCTGGCTGATGGCCGAAGAGTGGGACATCGGTGAAGACGCTTTCGGTCCCGCAGGATCGGCCGTGGGTAACGAGACCATGGGTCTTGCTGCTATGGCCGTCGATGTTGCCAATGAAGTCGCCTACTCCGTACCGGCCCTGGGCCAGACCGGTTACGAGAAGATCGCACCTCTGAACACCGGTGAGAGCGATTACGTGGTGATGGTGACTGCCGGTTACAATCACGGCCAAGATCCTGCTCCTCTGAAGATCTACGTCGGCCGCAAGGGCTACGACGCAGAAGGCAACGTGATCACTGAGGATCACAGCGAGCGCGATCAGTTTCTGGGCCGCAACGGCATGCTCTGGGGTCAGCTCTATGGCCAAACCCTGAAGAACAAGCACTTCGACAAGCTGGGTATCGTCGCCGACGAAGATGGCAACGGCCGTTTCGACGACCAGGTGATGAACACCTACCTGACTTCCCAGGCGAAGGCTGGTGATTCCTACAAGGGTCGTTTCTATCCCACCAGCTTCCAGTGGGGCGGCTGGGATGAGCCCACCGCTGTTGGCAACACCGAGATGTTCCTCTGGGAGCGTCCCGAAGAGCAGCCCAAGAACTACACGTTCTTCCAGGGCGACAAAAAGACCGAGCACCAGGCCATAGATCCTTCTGGAAAGGCTCGCTGGTTCCAGAACATGACCGATGAGGGTGCTCTGCTTGGCTTCAACTTGAAGAATCTGGCCAAGCAGCTCAAGAGCAACCCTGATGCTGATGGTAACTCGCTGCCTGACTACATCAACTACAAATCTGTTGTGACCATCCCCGCCACGGATGGATCACTGCGTGTTGATGTGGGTGATGAAGGTCTAGCCCACAAAGGTGAAGCCAACCCTGACGGCAGCCTCACTCATGCCACGCACGTTGAAAAGGGTGTTGAGAAGATCGTTTCCAACGACGGTCTGTACTGGGCCAAGGGTAAGGACGGCAATGTTCTGATCCTGGATGAGGATTCCGGCAACGATTACGGCGAGCGCAAGATTGCACTTCCTCTCAAAGGAATGGAATTGCGTGATGAAGCCACCGGTTACTTCCTGGGTGCTGCTGGTGGTACTCTCAGCCCACGTTATGAAGCTGGCGCTGCTGCTCTGGCTGGAGCGTTCTCTGCTGCAGGGACTAATGAGTTCTCCGGCAGCTGGGATGTCACGGGCATGGTGACCCGCAAAGATGACGGCAGCTTCTATTCCAAGGAAGAGCTGTCTGGCAGTGGCATGCAGGATGTGGCCGATATGGTCCACATCGAGGATCACACCTACATCGGTGTTGTTCAGGCCCGTCCTGAGTCCGGCGGTCAGGTTGAGGAGATCGGCGGCGATGCCGGTGGCCAGGTGTTCATGTTCGAAATGAGCAACTTCTACTGA
- a CDS encoding NADP-dependent isocitrate dehydrogenase, with protein sequence MAQFEKLTAPSQGTPIRFENGQPMVADNPIIPFIRGDGTGVDIWPATQKVLDAAVAKAYGGAKTIEWFKVYAGDEACDLYGTYQYLPEDTLEAIRTYGVAIKGPLTTPVGGGIRSLNVALRQIFDLYSCVRPCRYYEGTPSPHKRPQDLDVIVYRENTEDIYMGVEWEADDEVGQELRKHLNEVVIPANGKLGKRQIPEGSGIGIKPVSKHGSQRHIRKAIQHALRLEGDKRHVTLVHKGNIMKFTEGAFRDWGYELATTDFRDVCITERECWILGNLEKDSGLSVQANARMIEPGYDSLTPEKKADIDAEVQAVIDAIGSSHGGGKWRSMVLVDDRIADSIFQQIQTRPQEYSILATLNLNGDYISDAAAAMVGGLGMAPGANIGETAAIFEATHGTAPKHAGLDRINPGSVILSGVMMLEFLGWQEAADLVTKGLSAAIADQQVTYDLARLMEPQVDPVSCSGFAEAIIQRF encoded by the coding sequence ATGGCCCAGTTCGAGAAGCTCACCGCCCCATCCCAGGGCACACCAATTCGCTTCGAGAACGGCCAACCCATGGTGGCCGACAACCCGATCATTCCCTTCATCCGCGGTGATGGCACCGGTGTGGACATCTGGCCTGCCACCCAAAAGGTGCTGGATGCCGCCGTGGCCAAGGCCTATGGCGGAGCCAAAACCATCGAGTGGTTCAAGGTGTACGCCGGGGATGAGGCCTGCGACCTCTACGGCACGTATCAGTACCTGCCCGAAGACACCCTCGAAGCGATCCGCACCTACGGCGTGGCCATCAAGGGCCCCCTCACCACCCCCGTGGGCGGCGGCATCCGTTCGCTGAACGTGGCCCTGCGCCAGATCTTTGATCTCTACTCCTGCGTACGTCCTTGCCGGTACTACGAAGGAACCCCCAGCCCCCACAAGCGTCCCCAGGATCTGGACGTGATCGTCTACCGGGAGAACACCGAAGACATTTATATGGGTGTGGAATGGGAGGCCGATGACGAGGTTGGTCAGGAGCTGCGCAAGCACCTCAACGAGGTGGTGATCCCCGCCAACGGCAAGCTGGGCAAACGCCAGATCCCCGAAGGCTCCGGCATCGGCATCAAGCCCGTGAGCAAACACGGCAGCCAACGCCATATCCGCAAAGCGATCCAGCACGCCCTGCGCCTGGAGGGCGATAAGCGCCACGTGACCCTGGTGCACAAGGGCAACATCATGAAATTCACCGAGGGCGCCTTCCGCGACTGGGGCTACGAGCTGGCCACCACTGATTTCCGCGACGTGTGCATCACCGAGCGTGAATGCTGGATCCTAGGCAACCTCGAGAAGGATTCAGGCCTGAGTGTGCAGGCCAACGCCCGCATGATTGAACCGGGCTACGACAGCCTCACTCCCGAGAAAAAGGCCGACATCGATGCCGAGGTGCAGGCCGTGATCGACGCCATCGGCAGCAGCCATGGAGGCGGCAAGTGGAGGTCGATGGTGCTGGTGGATGACCGCATCGCCGACAGCATCTTCCAGCAGATCCAGACCAGGCCCCAGGAGTATTCGATCCTGGCCACCCTCAACCTCAATGGCGACTATATCTCGGATGCCGCTGCGGCGATGGTGGGCGGTCTTGGCATGGCGCCCGGCGCAAACATCGGCGAAACCGCCGCCATCTTTGAAGCCACCCACGGCACCGCCCCGAAACATGCCGGCCTGGATCGCATCAACCCGGGCTCGGTCATCCTCAGCGGCGTGATGATGCTGGAATTCCTGGGTTGGCAGGAGGCCGCTGATCTGGTGACCAAGGGCCTCAGTGCCGCCATCGCAGATCAGCAGGTCACCTACGACCTGGCCCGGCTGATGGAACCGCAGGTGGATCCGGTGAGCTGCAGTGGCTTCGCTGAAGCGATCATCCAACGCTTCTGA